In a single window of the Thunnus maccoyii chromosome 7, fThuMac1.1, whole genome shotgun sequence genome:
- the LOC121899946 gene encoding complement factor H-related protein 1-like produces MCQQYYIMEGEPFKTCNNGEWTGEMRCHLAAGCERPPVLANGDTTTSAKPRYEHNERVDYTCQQYYIMEGEPYQTCNNGEWTGEIKCLKPCTVDRELLIAHNLAFRHKGADKLYSAHDDVIAFRCVTGTRHDGRVGMRQKCNDGVMDLPTCH; encoded by the exons ATGTGTCAGCAATACTACATCATGGAGGGCGAGCCTTTCAAAACCTGCAACAATGGTGAATGGACTGGAGAGATGAGATGCCACC TTGCTGCAGGCTGTGAAAGACCACCTGTCCTTGCAAATGGAGACACCACGACCAGTGCTAAACCTCGATATGAGCATAATGAAAGAGTTGATTACACATGTCAGCAATACTACATCATGGAGGGCGAGCCTTACCAAACCTGCAACAATGGTGAATGGACTGGAGAGATAAAATGCCTCA aaCCCTGCACTGTGGATAGAGAACTCCTGATAGCACATAATCTTGCATTCAGACATAAAGGTGCAGATAAATTGTATTCAGCCCATGATGATGTAATAGCGTTCCGGTGTGTCACAGGAACAAGACATGACGGCAGAGTGGGAATGCGTCAGAAGTGTAATGATGGTGTGATGGACCTGCCAACTTGCCATTAA